AGCATCTACACCCGTGACTGAGGAGATAAGCGACAAAGAAAAAGTAAGTAATAGTGCCAGTAGAATTCTTAGCAAAACATAATACCTCCATACATTTTATTAGTCACATTATATCACAGGAATGGTAAAGAAAGGATGAATAATATAGGATTTTGTCTAAAAAGAGAGAAATCACCAGTTTAAAAAACGAAAAGAGTGGAATACTAGTAATTTATATAAAAAACTAAAAAACCCACCAAAGGCAGGTTTAGTTTTTTAAAAATAAGTACATTCATTTAGAATAGTAAACTTTTATTGCCTCTGCCATAGCCTTCGCCCTTTTTTCCTGTATAGAGCTGTTGGCCAGGAGTTTTACTTCGTCAGGGTTTGAGATAAAGCCTAATTCAATCAGGACTGAAGGCATTGAGGTCCATCTAGTTACATATAAGTTATGATCCTTTACACCTGTACTTGAATAAATTCGACTAATATTTATTCCTTGATAAACTAAAGATTTTGCCAGGTCTCCTGCCAGTAATTTGCTCCTTATTGCCGCCTGTGATGGGGTTGGATCGTAAGCTATATTCGGGCCATTGTAGCTGAGTGCCTTTGTAGAGGATCCACTTTTTACAAGGAATACCTTCCTCTCTGTATCTTCCTTTACAAAGGGATATTTAACCCCACCAGATAAAACATAAACATCTTTTGTTTCAATTGCAGGGCGGTAACTGCTATAATGCAGGCTTAACCCTCTTTGCTGCGGAGATATATTGGAATCATGATGAATACTAATGAATAAATCTGCTTTTGAATTGTTAGCGATTTTAGCTCTCATAGGTAAATCTACAAAAATATTTTTATTTGGATTTCTTGTATAAATTACTTTTGCACCCATTTTCGTAAGATGAGATGCAAGCTTTAGAGTAAACGCATTATTTAAATCCACTTCCTTATAGCCATTTTTCACAGCCCCCGGGTCAGCTCCACCATGACCGGGATCCAAAACAATCACTTTCCCCTCAAGTAATGACGAAGGCTTTACAGGTTCAGGGGCCTGACCTGTTAATATTAAAAATCTTTCATTCGGCACTGATGAGTTACCGCCCAAAATAGTAAAGTCCTTTATATTCTTGGTTAGAATAATGTCCTTAACAGAAGGTGGGGTAAAAGTCGGGCTGGCCAACAGCATCGGTGCATTTTCCTTGGCTGCCAAGACTGAGCCAGTAAGGGCATCCGCAAATGTCATACCAGTTGCCAAAAAGGACTTATCAGCTTTGGGATAGAGTTGTTTAATAATATTAGCTGAAA
This DNA window, taken from Cytobacillus sp. FSL H8-0458, encodes the following:
- a CDS encoding cell wall-binding repeat-containing protein, translated to MKKIFVFISVLFLILTMNILSASAEVNSKRLDGTDRFEVAVNVSKAGWPNGTKTVFLANYKAFADALAASSLAFKEDSPILLTQLNELNGATKKEILRLGAVKAVLVGGPGSLSEKVIEDLNAIGIKDIERIGGTDRFEVAYNIAMKLGRSEGAIIANGLNFPDALSIAPYASIKGYPILLTQSTSLHPKMKEAIKTLNVSHTIISGGEASVGPKVSAVLPNVKRIGGKDRFEVSANIIKQLYPKADKSFLATGMTFADALTGSVLAAKENAPMLLASPTFTPPSVKDIILTKNIKDFTILGGNSSVPNERFLILTGQAPEPVKPSSLLEGKVIVLDPGHGGADPGAVKNGYKEVDLNNAFTLKLASHLTKMGAKVIYTRNPNKNIFVDLPMRAKIANNSKADLFISIHHDSNISPQQRGLSLHYSSYRPAIETKDVYVLSGGVKYPFVKEDTERKVFLVKSGSSTKALSYNGPNIAYDPTPSQAAIRSKLLAGDLAKSLVYQGINISRIYSSTGVKDHNLYVTRWTSMPSVLIELGFISNPDEVKLLANSSIQEKRAKAMAEAIKVYYSK